Proteins from a single region of Dictyostelium discoideum AX4 chromosome 5 chromosome, whole genome shotgun sequence:
- a CDS encoding ELAVL1-like protein, with amino-acid sequence MSTTPNSSPTSNINTDTDIDTQNTNTNTNTNTDIDTNTNTNTNTNTNTDTDSIEATTTPTPIPTPAVVTTPPPPTTTTTTTTTMTQTSTSTSSNSANSGNLFISFLPATYTSDTLRSIFSAFGEIDSCRVMVDLNTGLSRGFGFVKFKDVASAQYAINSMNGAKVENKTLLVRFANSDPNSNNTNNSNNNNDDDNNNNNNNNNSNNNNTNNIDEQKISNNVFIRGLPIEFDKNQLSELFSAYGEVVESKLLIDITTNASRGQGLVRYIDTQSAINAVKSLNGFILQDPEKPLIVRFADNEDEKKQKRQKLQQKQVRQNMRFSPYPQQQQQQQQQQQQMMNSSGAMMYPFYQNMPTMNSLPNSMIGSSSQPPPGGKNPGTDPTNLYVYNLPSDADDSLLYRLFSPCGAIASVKIVRDQTTQVCRGYGFVRMVSLADSYSAINSINGVQVGGKTISVSFKK; translated from the exons atgtcgACAACACCAAATTCGTCGCCAACTTCAAACATAAATACAGATACAGATATAGATAcacaaaatacaaatacaaatacaaacaCAAATACAGATATAGATACAAATACAAacacaaatacaaatacaaatacaaatacagaTACAGATTCAATTGAAGCCACAACAACCCCAACACCAATACCAACACCGGCAGTAGTAActacaccaccaccaccaacaacaacaacaacaacaacaacaacaatgacacaaacatcaacatcaacaagtAGTAATAGCGCAAATTCaggtaatttatttattagttttttacCAGCAACTTATACAAGTGATACATTACGTTCAATATTTTCAGCATTTGGAGAGATAGATAGTTGTAGAGTGATGGTAGATTTAAATACTGGATTAAGTAGAGGATTTGGTTTTGTAAAGTTTAAAGATGTTGCAAGTGCACAATATGCAATCAATTCAATGAATGGTGCaaaagttgaaaataaaacacTTTTAGTTAGATTTGCAAACTCTGAtccaaatagtaataatacaaataatagtaataataataatgatgatgataataataataataataataataataatagtaataataataataccaataatatagATGAACAGAAAATAAGTAATAACGTTTTCATTAGAGGATTACCAAtagaatttgataaaaatcaattatcagAATTGTTTTCAGCATATGGTGAAGTTGTAGAATCAAAACTGTTAATTGATATCACTACAAATGCAAGTAGAGGTCAAGGTTTAGTTAGATATATCGATACACAATCTGCAATCAATGCTGTTAAATCCTTAAATGGTTTCATTTTACAAGATCCTGAAAAACCTTTAATCGTAAGATTCGCTGATAATGAGGATGAAAAGAAACAAa aaagacaaaaattacaacaaaaacaagttAGACAAAATATGAGATTTTCACCATacccacaacaacaacaacaacagcaacaacaacaacagcaaatGATGAATTCATCAGGTGCAATGATGTATccattttatcaaaatatgCCAACAATGAATAgtttaccaaattcaatgATTGGGTCTTCATCACAACCACCACCTGGTGGAAAGAATCCAGGAACTGATCCAACCAATTTATATGTTTACAATTTACCAAGTGATGCTGATGATTCACTTTTATATAGATTATTTTCACCTTGTGGCGCAATTGCAAGTGTTAAAATAGTTCGTGATCAAACCACTCAAGTTTGTAGAGGTTATGGTTTCGTTAGAATGGTTAGTTTGGCTGATTCCTATTCAgctattaattcaattaatggtgTTCAAGTTGGTGGTAAAACAATTTCagtttcttttaaaaaataa